AAAACAAGTTGCTTTAAAGCAAATGGGAAGGGATTTGGCCATTAAGGCTTTTAAGGAGTGGGAGGCTAAAGAAGATAAAGTTCAGTATTAGACTTATTGGACAAAACTCATAGACAAAATTCAAATTATAAAAATTTTGAAAAAACATATTGACATTAAGTTAAAGCGCTGGTAGAATGGATACTAACTATACAAAAAAAGCAGTTTAAAAGGCCATAAAGCTATGAAGGAAAAAAGATATATGCTATTACTTATAGAGAGCTGATGGCTGGTGGAAATCAGTGGGTAGCATATATGTATAACTCGTTCCGGAGCTTCATTGCTGAAATTGTAGTAGGCAATGACGTTGACCAGCGTTAAGGTTAAGGAGCATTACATATGCTCTGTAGAGGGCATACCGCATTTTATAGGTGTGCTGAAACAGGGTGGTACCACGTGGGATTAAAACCCTTCGTCCCTGCAAATAATGTTTGCATGGAGGAAGGGTTTAGTTTTTCTTAAAAGGGAATTATAAATTAAAAGAAGGTGTTGATTATGAGAATTTCAGGAGCACAGGCAATAGTAAAGTCGTTGGAAAATGAAAATGTGGATATCATTTTTGGATACCCGGGAGCAGCTATATGTCCCTTTTATGATGCATTAGTGGATTCCAGGATCAAACACATACTTACAAGATCTGAGCAAGGGGCGGCTCATGCAGCGAATGGATATGCCAGGGTAACTGGTAAAACAGGTGTATGCGTTGCCACATCGGGTCCCGGAGCTACTAATCTTATTACAGGAATTGCAACAGCATATATGGATTCAATACCTATGGTTGCAATTACAGGTCAGGTATCATCAGAGCTGGTAGGCCGTGACGTTTTTCAGGAAGCGGATATAACAGGTGCAACAGCTTCCTTTTGCAAACATAGTTACCTTGTAAAAGATGTGAACAAATTACCAAGAATAATCAAAGAAGCTTTTCATATAGCCTCTACAGGAAGACCAGGACCTGTAGTTATAGATATACCTGTTGATATGCAGACAAAGGAATTGGATTTTGAATACCCTGAAGATGTTGATATCAGGGGATATAAGCCAAAGTACAAAGGTCACTACCTTCAAATAAAGAAAGTTGCAGAAGCTATATCTGAAGCAAAAAGACCTATTATATGCGCAGGTGGCGGAATAATAAGGGCAGATGCGGCAAATGAACTTGTAGAACTTGCAGAAAAATGCAATATACCTGTAACAACTACACTTATGGGAATTGGTTCAATACCATATGACCATCCGCTAAATTTAGGAATGCTGGGCTCTCATGGGGTATATGCTGCAAACTATGCCATCCACAGGGCAGATTTATTAATTATCATGGGCGCAAGGGTTGGAGACAGGGCAGTAGGTGCCCCTCATAAAATAGAAGACAATGCCAAAGTAGTTCATATTGATATAGACCCGGCAGAGATAGGCAAAAACATCAGGGTAGACATACCTGTTACAGGTGATGTAAAACTTGTATTGCAGCAGCTTATAAATATGGCAGAAAAAGCAGATTCAGATGAATGGGTAAACAAGATAAAAGAAATAAAAGAAGAGCGCAAATTAAATGCAGAGGTTAAAA
The genomic region above belongs to Acetivibrio saccincola and contains:
- the ilvB gene encoding biosynthetic-type acetolactate synthase large subunit is translated as MRISGAQAIVKSLENENVDIIFGYPGAAICPFYDALVDSRIKHILTRSEQGAAHAANGYARVTGKTGVCVATSGPGATNLITGIATAYMDSIPMVAITGQVSSELVGRDVFQEADITGATASFCKHSYLVKDVNKLPRIIKEAFHIASTGRPGPVVIDIPVDMQTKELDFEYPEDVDIRGYKPKYKGHYLQIKKVAEAISEAKRPIICAGGGIIRADAANELVELAEKCNIPVTTTLMGIGSIPYDHPLNLGMLGSHGVYAANYAIHRADLLIIMGARVGDRAVGAPHKIEDNAKVVHIDIDPAEIGKNIRVDIPVTGDVKLVLQQLINMAEKADSDEWVNKIKEIKEERKLNAEVKSESGFINPKYLLSMLTECIDENTIITTEVGQNQIWAANWVGIKKPGKFITSGGMGTMGYGLPAAVGAKVGQPSEKVICISGDGSFQMSMNELGTMKQNGIGVKIILFNNSRLGLVREIQRQRYCGRYSQVFLDGNPDFIKLFEAYEFKGRRISDNSQIEEALKEMLSDDKPYLLECITNPEEPTL